A region from the Indicator indicator isolate 239-I01 chromosome 4, UM_Iind_1.1, whole genome shotgun sequence genome encodes:
- the GJD2 gene encoding gap junction delta-2 protein: protein MGEWTILERLLEAAVQQHSTMIGRILLTVVVIFRILIVAIVGETVYDDEQTMFVCNTLQPGCNQACYDQAFPISHIRYWVFQIIMVCTPSLCFITYSVHQSAKQRERRYSTVFLTLERDQDSMKREDSKKIKNTIVNGVLQNTENSTKEAEPDCLEVKEIPNPAIRTTKSKMRRQEGISRFYIIQVVFRNALEIGFLVGQYFLYGFNVPSMYECDRYPCIKEVECYVSRPTEKTVFLVFMFAVSGICVVLNLAELNHLGWRKIKMAVRGVQAKRKSIYEIRNKDLPRMSMPNFGRTQSSDSAYV from the exons ATGGGGGAATGGACTATTCTAGAGAGGCTACTGGAAGCTGCCGTGCAGCAGCATTCTACTATGATAGGGAG GATCCTGCTGACCGTGGTGGTGATCTTCAGGATACTCATTGTGGCCATTGTAGGGGAGACGGTGTACGATGACGAGCAAACTATGTTTGTCTGTAACacgctgcagccaggctgcaacCAGGCTTGTTACGACCAGGCTTTCCCTATTTCTCATATAAGGTACTGGGTGTTCCAGATCATCATGGTGTGCACTCCCAGCCTTTGCTTCATAACGTACTCCGTTCACCAGTCTGCTAAGCAGAGGGAACGGAGGTACTCCACCGTCTTCCTCACCTTGGAGAGGGACCAGGATTCAATGAAGCGTGAGGACAGTAAGAAAATCAAGAATACGATTGTCAATGGGGTGCTGCAGAACACTGAGAACTCCACCAAAGAGGCAGAACCAGACTGCTTAGAAGTGAAGGAAATCCCCAATCCTGCTATCAGAACTACAAAGTCAAAGATGAGGAGGCAAGAAGGCATTTCTCGATTTTATATCATCCAAGTGGTCTTTCGAAATGCCCTAGAGATTGGATTCTTAGTGGGACAGTATTTTCTGTATGGATTCAATGTCCCTTCCATGTATGAATGTGACAGATACCCTTGCATTAAAGAAGTAGAGTGCTATGTCTCTAGACCCACTGAGAAGACTGTATTCTTGGTATTCATGTTTGCTGTCAGTGGGATCTGTGTGGTGCTAAATTTGGCGGAACTGAACCACTTGGGCTGGAGAAAGATCAAAATGGCAGTGAGAGGAGTACAGGCAAAAAGGAAATCCATATACGAAATCAGAAATAAGGACCTGCCAAGAATGAGCATGCCTAACTTTGGCAGGACTCAGTCAAGTGACTCAGCTTATGTGTGA